The genomic interval GTTTCGTCCAGGTGCCCTTCACGGTAGCATCGATCGCAAAAGCCTTGGATGCAGTCCGTGCGGGCTGCGGCCAGTTCCTCCTTTCCTGGGTAGCGGAACTCCACGCCGCGCAGGGTGGCGGCGATGGGGTCGTTGGCTTCGTAGGCTTGCACCTCGACGGCGGGGCGGTAGCTGCCGGGATCGGCCATGGAGTGGCCGCGATAGCGATAGGTTTCCATCTCCAGGAATTGGGGACCATCGCCGGTGCGGACTCGCGTCAAGGCGCGGCGGGTGGCCTCGAAGACGGCCAGGACCTCCATGCCGTCCACCTTTTCGGCTGGGATACCGTAGGCGCAGGCCCTTTTGTAGACCTCCGTCAGCGCCGAATGGCGGTGGATTTCCGTGCCAATCTGGTAATGATTGTTTTCGCAGACGAACAGGATGGGTAGTCGCCACAGGGCAGCCATGTTCAGGGATTCGTGAAAGGTTCCCTGATTGACGGCACCGTCGCCGAAGAAACACAGCACGGCCTCGGGCAACCGGCGGTAGGCCACGGCATAAGCTGCCCCCAGGGCGATGGGAAAGGTCTCGCCGACAATGGCATAGCCGCCGAGAAAGCGCCGTTCCCGGTCGAAGAGGTGCATGGAACCGCCCATACCGCCGCTTATGCCCGTCTTTTTGCCCATGAGTTCGGCAAAAATGGCGTGGGCGGGGATTCCGCGGACCAGGGCGTGGACGTGCTCACGGTAGGTGCTGACCACGTAATCGCCGGGCTCGGCGGCATGAAGCACTCCCACCGCCACGGCCTCCTCGCCGGGATAGAGGTGCAGAAAACCGGCGATTTCCCCTTGGGCGTAGGCCTGTGCCGCCGCTTCCTCGAAGGCGCGGGCGCGCATCATGTCGCGTAACATGGCGAGTAGCGAACTGCGGTCCATTTCAGACTCCCGTCCCCGCCGTCGGGGCGAATTCGTCCAGGGCGCGGGTGAGGGCAACCAGATACATGAGCGCCGGACCGCCGTGCATGAGCACGGCCTGAAAACCGGCACTCATGATCTCGTCGCGGCTGGCCCCGGCTTTTACGGCCCCCTTGACGTGTAAGGCAATGCACCACTCGCACTGGGCTGCCACGGCGAGGGCGACATTGATGAGCTCTTTTTGGGCGAGGCTTAGGGCCGGATTGCCCTCGGTCTTGCCCATGAACGCGAGGAACGCATTGATTTCCGAGGGATACTGCGCCTTCAGGCGCTCCGTGAGGTCGGCGACTTCGTGGATGCGATCGTTCATGCTGCCCATGCTGTCTCTCCTGGTGACCTACGCGCCTAATCCGGTTGACGATTGAGGAGGATACTTTTGCCGGTCATCGGCTCCGGTACCGGTAATCCGAGCAAATCGAGCACCGTGGGCGCGAGATCCGCAAGCCCCCGGCCGATGCCCAGGGTCGCGCCCGGCACACCCATGAGCAAGAAAGGCACGGGATAGACGGTGTGCTGGGTGTGGGGCTCACCCGTCAGGGGATCCACCATCTCATCGCAATTGCCGTGATCCGCCGTGAGGATGACGCGATAGCCGAGGCGCAAGGCCGCCTGTGCCACCCGGTGAAACTGAAGGTCCAGGGTCTCCACGGCGCGCAGGATGGCGGGGATCTTGGCCGTGTGCCCGACCATATCGCCGTTGGCGAAGTTGACGAGGACGAAGGCGTGCTGCTGGGACTCCATGGCCTGGATGACCCGATCGGCCACCGCCGCGGCGCTCATTTCCGGCTGGAGATCGTAGGTGGCCACCTGTGGGGAAGGGATGATCTCGCGGTCCTCCCCGGGGAAAGGCTCCTCCCGTCCGCCGTTGAAAAAGTAGGTGACGTGGGCGTACTTTTCCGTCTCGGCGCAGTGGAACTGCCGCAGTCCCGCGTCGGCGATGACTTCCGCCAGAACCTGATAAGGGAATTCCGTGGGAAAGAGCACGGGAAAAGGATAGTCGTCGTTGTAAGGGGTCATGCACAGCACCGGGCGCGGACCTTCCGCGCCCCGGTCGAAATGGCTGAAGTCCGGCATGCCCAGGGCCGCGCTCAATTGCCGCATCCGGTCGGAACGGAAGTTGAAGAAGAAGACAGGCTCCCGGGGCCCGATCTTGGCCGCTTCCACGTCGCCGATGAGGGTGGGCTGGATGAATTCATCCCCTTCTCCCCGCTGCCAGGCGGTGTGGATGGCGCTCTCGGCGTCGGGGGCATGCTCGCCCTCGCCGTGGACATAGGCGCGCCAGGCTTTTTCCGTGCGTTCCCAATGCCCGGCCCGGTCCATGGCGTAGTAGCGGCCGATGACGCTGGCGATGCGTCCTTTACCGAGTTTCTGGAGTGCGGACTCCACCTGCCGGGCAAAGCCGTCGGCGCACTGGGGCGCCGTGTCCCGGCCATCGCTGATCAGGTGCACCACGGGCTCCATTCCTCCTTTGACGACGAGGGGAAGGATCCCCAGGAGATGGTCGATATGGGAGTGGACGCCGCCGTCAGAGACCATACCCACGAGGTGCAGCCGCTCGCCCGGGCGCAGGAAATGCTGCCAGGCCGGCAGCTGGTCGAAGCTCCCATCCTCCAGCGCGTCGGCGATACGCACCAGATCTTGTTTGAGGATACGACCGGAGCCCAGGGTCAGGTGTCCCACTTCCGAATTGCCGAATTGGCCATCGGGCAGGCCCACGGCACGACCGGAGGCCTGCAGCGCGGTATGTGGGTGGCTCGCAAAATAGTGGTCCAGATGCGGGGTGCGGGCTTGTGCCCAACCGTTGAAGGCACGATTGGGATTGAGGCCGAAACCATCGAAAATGACGACCAGCACGGGCCTAGGTTCTGTCACAGCAACTCCTTGTCGACACGAAAAAGCCATCACCGCCGTGCGCTGCCGGACTGGATGCCGCGGCAGCGGTGGTTCTCAGGATCGTGGCGCCGGTCCCGAGCGACCGAGCTTTTTCTCCACCTCCAGCACGTGCAGGGTGGTGGTGAGCACGGTATCGGGATTGAGGCTCATGGACTCGATTCCGATCTGGACCAGGTACTCAGCGATCTCCGGGTAATCCGAGGGCGCCTGTCCACACAGGCCGGAGTGGATGCCATTGCGTCGACAGCCCTCCACGGCCAGACGGATCATGGCCCGCACCGCCGCGTCGCGTTCGTCGTAATCGAAGGCGACGATCTCGGAATCGCGATCCACCCCAAGGGTAAGCTGGGTGAGATCGTTGCTGCCAATGGAGAAGCCGTCGAAGCGCCGGGCGAATTCGTCTACCAGGATCACGTTGCTGGGGACTTCGCACATGGCGTAGACCTGCAGTCCGTTCTCACCCCGGCGCAGACCGTATTCCGCCATGCGCGCCAGGACCGCATCCGCCTCTTCCAGGCGGCGCACGAAGGGCAACATGAGGATGACGTTGACAAGGCCCATGTCTTCCCGCACCCGTCGCATGGCCATGCACTCCAGGCGGAAGCCCTCGGCATAGGCAGGGTGGGCATAGCGGGATGCACCGCGAAAACCGAGCATGGGATTTTCTTCGTGGGGCTCGAAGCCGCGTCCGCCCAGAAGGGCCGCGTATTCGTTGGATTTGAAGTCGGACATGCGCACGACGACGGGTTTGGGATAAAAAGCGGCGGCGATGGTGCCGATGCCCTCGGAGAGTCTCTGAATGAAGAAGTCCTCGCCGCTGCCAAAGCCCCGCAGGAGTCGCTGCACGGCGTCCCGCTCGCGGGCATCCTCGACCTTTTCCGGGTGGAGCAGCGCCATGGGATGGGCCTTGATATAATTGCCGATGATGAACTCCATGCGCGCAAGGCCCACGCCGTCGTTGGGCAGATTACGGATCTGGAAGGCGAGATCCGGATCCCCCAGATTGATCATGATTTGGGTGGACGGTCGCGGCAGATGCGCGAGGTCGGTGCGCCGCACCTCGAAGTCCTGACGTCCGGCGTATACCCGACCGACATCCCCTTCGGCGCAGGAGATCGTCACCTCGTCACCGTCGTGCAGAAGCTCGGTAGCGCCGGCAGCACCCACCACCGCCGGGATGCCGAGTTCGCGCGCGATGATGGCTGCGTGGCAGGTACGCCCGCCGCGGTTGGTGACGATGGCAGCGGCTTCTTTCATGATGGGTTCCCAGTCCGGCGTGGTATTGTCTGCCACCAGGACGTCACCGTGCCGAAAGGTATCGATCTCGCGGATGTCGCGAAAGACGCGGACGCGGCCGGTGGCGATCTTTCCGCCCACCGCCCGACCCTCCACCACCACCTTTTCCGGTCGCGACTGCAGGCGATATTCCTCCAGCACCTGTCCTTTCTGCTGCGATGCCACCGTCTCCGGCCGCGCCTGTACCAAGTAGAGCTGGCCATCGAGACCATCCTTGGCCCATTCCATGTCCATGGGCCGCGATTCGCCCACGTGTTTGCTGTAGTGTTCCTCGATGATCATGGCGTATTCCGCCAGCTGCAGCACGTCGGCGTCGTCGAGGCAGAAGCGTTCCTGCTCTTCGGGGCTGGTGTCGATGTTGCGGGTGGTATGGCGATCGCCGTCGTCGGCATAGACCATTTTCAGTTTCTTGCTCCCCAGGAGCCGCCGCAGCACGACCCGCTTGCCCTGCCGAAAGGTCGGTTTGAACACATAGAATTCGTCGGGATTGACGGCTCCTTGCACGACATTCTCACCCAGCCCCCAGGCCGCGGTGATGAAGACCACGTCGCGAAAACCCGTTTCCGTATCCAGGGAGAACATCACCCCGCTGCTGGCGAGGTCCGAGCGCACCATCTTCATGACGCCAACGGACAAGGCCACATGAAAATGGTCGAAGCCCTGCTCGGCACGATAATGAATGGCGCGGTCCGTAAACAGGCTGGCAAAACAGCGCCGGCAGGCATCCAGCAGCTCGGCATCACCGCGTATGTTGAGGTAGGTCTCCTGCTGACCGGCAAAGCTGGCGGTGGGGAGATCCTCCGCCGTGGCCGAAGAGCGCACCGCCAAAGACAGTGTATCGCCGTATTCCCGTTGCAGCTCACGGTAGGCCGCAAGAATCTCCTCTTGCAGGGGCGCTGGCAGAGGAGCGGCGTAGACGATCTCGCGGGCCCGGGCACCCGCGCGGGCGAGGGCGTCCACGTCGTCGGGATCGAGGCCGTCCAGGCAGGCGTGCAGGGCGTCCCAGGCGCCCGCCGCATCGAGCGTTGCCCGGTAGGCTTCGGCAGTGATGGCAAAACCGTTGGGGACGCGTACTCCCTGGCTACTGAGCTTCTGGTACATTTCACCCAGGGAGGCGTTCTTGCCGCCTACCGAGGGGAGGTCATCGATGCCGATTTCCCGGAAAAAACGCAGGTACTGGTAGGCCAAGGGAGTCTCTCCTCAAATTCCGAGTCGTGTCTCCTATTCACCATAGTCCACGAAACCACCCGCGGCAAGCCGGATTTTCAGGAGCGGTCGGGTAGTTCCAGACCCTCCATGGACTCTTGTCGGGGTTCGGCGGCGCGTTCTTCCCGCTGCCAGGAAAGACGCAGCTCCGGCAGGGGTCGCCCCAGCAGCTTCTCCAGGCCACGAATCTCTGGCTCGTAGAGGCGCTGCAGAAAAGCCCGCGCCCGCGGATCCATGGGCGGCTTTTCCCCCGCCCGCAGGAAGACGTGCTGCCACAGATATTCCCCCCAACGCTGTGGAAAGAGGTGTTCGCCGATATAGCGGCTCCAGGGTGAGGCGGCCAAACGTCGCGCCCATTCGCCCCGGGGCTGACGATGGGCATTGTGCGCCAGATGCAGATCGATGCCGTCGATGGGGGCAGGATCTATGCCCAGAAAATCGGCGATGTCCAGCAGGACCGCGCGGGCGTCGCGCTTGAGCTCCTCCAACAGATAGACCCGTACCTGCTCCGGACCAAAGAGCTCTCGGTAGCGTCGAACCTGGTCCAGATACTGCCCTAGTTCGACGTAAAGCTGGGACACGCCCCAACCCTTGTCCGGTCGTTGCCAATCCCGCAGCAGGATGGTGTAGAAATCGTCGTTGACGACACCCTCCCGGAAATCCATGAGGTATTGCGAGTAGGCGCGCTGCACGGGATCGCGCAGGAGGATGAGGATGCGCGCTTGCGGCACGTCGGCACGGATGCGTTGGGCCGCCTGCGCAGACCAGAGGTAGGAGGGGCTGGCGTCGCCACGCCAGGGATAGCCGCCGGCATGGGCATAAAGTTTGGCGTAATCGTCGGCATCGGCAACATACTGGATGAGGTGAGCCTGCTCCGGCGCGGGTTGGGGCCGGGTGTAAAAATGCGGCTCCTTCATCTCCGGGAAGAATATCTGGGGATGCTGACGCAGGTAGGCGTAAAGCGAGGTGGTGCCGCACTTGACGGCGCCGACGATGAACAGGTTCGGCAGGGTTGCCGCAGCCTTGCACGACGCTGCCCACGGCCGAGAGATCATGGCTGACGCGAGGTCACTGCTGGACCACCAGGACTTGTGCCGTACCACTTTGCCGCAGCCGGGCGCCGAGGGCCTCGGCGACGCTGGGATTGGCCAGGGGGCCGATCTGGACGCGATAGAAGGTCACACCGCGCACCAGTCCGGGCACGATGAGGAGCGGGCCGATTCCTGCCGCCTGCAGGCGTTGGCGTTCGCGGATGGCAAGGTTGAGCTGCTGAAAGGCGCCGGTCTGGAGGAAGATCTCTGCTGGCTTACCGGCCGAGGGGTTGGGAGCAGTCGTCGTGGTGGTGGCCGGGCTTGGTGCAAGGGCCTCGACACGGACCACCGCCGTTCCCGAGTGGATCATGTCCAGGACCTTGGCGGCACCGTAGGAGAGATCCAGGAGGCGGCCATCCACAAAGGGACCACGATCGTTCACCAGAACCTCCACACTGCGTCCGTTGGCCAGATTGGTGACGCGCACGCAGGTGGGTAAGGGCAGTTCGCGGCTGGCAGCGCTGAAAGCCTGAGGCACGAAGGGCGTTCCCATGGAGGTGACGGAACCCGACTCCCAGCCGTACCAAGAGGCGGTCCCGCTCCGATCGTAGCCATCGGCCGTGGTCAGCGGCTGATAGCGACGGCCGTTCACGACGTAGCTGCGGTTGTAGGGGGCATCGGGCTTGGGCGTCGCCGCATGACAGCTGCCCATGGAGGCAGCGGCGGAGATCGACCCAAGGGGTGGGGTCATCCGCTGCGCGCAGCCGCCAAGGACCAGGATCCCTGTGGCCGCGAGCGAAAAGACCTGGAAAGCACGCTTCACGCCGCGGTCCCGACCAAGAGCTCCTCCAAAAGCCCCTGGTAGATGGCGGCCAGATCCTCGAGCTCCGCCAGTTCCACACACTCGTTGACCTTGTGGATGGTAGCGTTGCGCGGACCCAGCTCCAGCACCTCACCGCCCAATTGGGCGATGAACCGTCCGTCGGAGGTCCCTCCGCCCGTGGACAACTGCGCTTCTCGACCGAGCCGTCGTTGGAGGACTCTCTGGGTGGCGGCCACCAGTTTCCCGGGGGGCGTGTAAAAAGGCGGTCCCGAGAATTGCCAGTCCAGCTCGTAGTGCAGGCCATGCCTGTCCAGGAGATCCACCACGGCCTTTTGCAAGGACTCGAGGCTCGAGGCCGGGGAAAAGCGGAAGTTGAACTGCAGCTCCAACTGCCCGGGGATGACGTTGGTCACGCCGGTGCCGGCGTGGATATTGGAGATTTGCAGGCGGGTTGGCGGAAAATCGGGATAGCCGTCATCCCATTCCTTCTCCACGAGTTCCGTCAGTGGTCGCAGGGCGCGGTGGATGGGATTGTCCGCAAGTTCCGGATAGGCGACGTGCCCTTGCTGCCCGAGGATCCGTAAACGGGCGTTGAGGGAACCGCGCCGACCGTTTTTTACCACGTCCCCCAGGCGTTCTGCGGAGGAGGGCTCACCCACTAGGCAATAATCCGGCCGGATCTGCCGCGCCGCCAAGTAGTCCACCACGTGACGGGTACCGTGGGTGGCCACGCCTTCCTCGTCGGAGGTGATGAGAAAAGCGATACGACCAGGATGCCGTGGGTGTGCGCCGACGAAGTCCTCCACGGCCACGAGCATAGCCGCCAGGCTGCCCTTCATGTCCGCTGCCCCGCGCCCATAGAGAACGCCATCGCGCAGCTCGGGGGTGAAAGGATCCGTCGCCCAGGCCTCGCGCGGGCCAGGCGGTACCACGTCCGTGTGTCCGGCAAAACAGAAGATGGGACCGGACTCGCCGCGTATGGCCCAGAAATTTTCCACGCCACCGGCGGGCAAGGGGGTGACGGTGAACCCTATCTGCTGGAGTCGTTCCGCCATCCAGGTCTGACAGCCCCCATCCTCGGGGGTCACCGACGGGCGCGCCATGAGGGTTTGGGCATAGCGCAGAACGCGCTGGCGCTGGTCCATGAATCAGATCTCGCGCAGCAACTGGTTGATTCCCACCTTGCTCCGGGTCTTGGCATCCACTTTCTTGACGATGACCGCGCAGTAGAGACTGTGGCTGCCGTCCTTGGCCGGGAGATTGCCCGATACCACTACCGAGCCCGCCGGCACTCGCCCATAGAGGATTTCGCCTGTCTCGCGATCGAAGATCCGGGTGCTGGCGCCGATGAACACCCCCATGGAGATGACCGAACCCGACTCCACGATCACTCCCTCCACCACCTCGGAGCGCGCGCCGATGAAGCAGTCGTCCTCGATGATGGTGGGATTGGCCTGCAGAGGTTCCAGCACGCCGCCGATGCCGACGCCACCGGAGAGGTGGACGTTCTTACCGATCTGGGCGCAGGAACCCACCGTCGCCCAGGTGTCGACCATGGTACCTTCATCCACATAGGCGCCGATATTGACGAAGGAGGGCATGAGCACACAGTTGCGGGCAATATACGCCCCCTTGCGCACCGTCGCGGGCGGCACCACACGAAAGCCGCCAGTCCGAAAATCGTTGCTGTTGTAGTCGGAAAACTTGCCCGGTACCTTGTCGAAATACTGGGTCTCGGCCCCCGGAATGCGCACATTGTCCTGGAGGCGAAACGACAGGAGCACGGCCTTCTTGATCCACTGGTGGGTGTGCCATTGGCCATCGCGTTTTTCTGCGACCCGCAGCACGCCCTTGTCGAGACCCTCGATGACCTGACCCACGGCGTCGCGCAGCTCGTTGGGAGCATTGCGCGGGCTGAAGCGATCCCGCTCTTCCCAGGCGCCTTCGATGATTTCCGCTAACTGTGCCACGCTGACTCCTTTTCTTGCGACGATGCGTGAGGGCGATTATCGAGAAAACGGCGGATACGTTGCAAACCCTCGATGCATTCCGCTTCACTGCCTACCAGAGCGATGCGCACGCGGTCGTGTCCGGGGTGCAGCCCGTGCGCCTCGCGCGCCAGATAGGCTCCCGGCAGGCAACGGACGTGCTCGGCAGCGTAGAGCTCGCGGGCAAAGGCTTCACCATCACCCACCTCGGGCCAGAGATAGAAGCCGCCATCGGGCAGCTGGATGTCCAGGTGCTCGCCGAGGATGTCGCGGGCAGCGGCAAACTTGCGCGCGTAACTGCGCCGGCTCTCGACCACATGCTCCTCGTCGCTCCAGGCGGCGCGTGAGGCCGCCTGAATGAAGGGCGGCATGGCCGCGCCAAGATAGGTTCGGTAGCGCAGAAACTGGGCCAGGATGGCAGGATCGCCGGCGACGAAGCCGCTGCGCGCACCCGGTATGCTGGAACGCTTGGACAGGCTGTGGAAGCTCAGCACGGAGTCGAGGCTGCCCGTTTGGGCGGCCACGCTCAGCACACCCGTGGGTGGCCCGCGGAAATAGATCTCGGTGTAGCACTCGTCGACGGCGAGCACGACGCCGAAACGCCGCGCCTGACCGACGAGCCAGGCGAGCTCCTCGCCGCCCAGCGCGGCACCGGTGGGGTTGTGGGGCGAGTTCACGTAGAGCAGGGCACTACGCTCCCAGACCGACTCGGGAATGGCCCGAAAATCGGGCTGACCGCTGCCTGGATCGCAATTCAGGTAGTGTGGCTTTGCCCCGGCCAAAAGTGCCGCCCCCTCGTAGATCTGGTAGAAGGGATTGGGCATGAGTACCAGGCTCTTGACGTCCTGGCACGGATTTATCACGGTCTGGGCGATACTGAAGAGCGCCTCGCGGGTGCCATTGACGGGCAGGATGCAGCGATCCGGATCGAGGAAACCCGTGGGCAGGGTAAAGCGACGGCTCGTCCAGGCCGCGATGGCCTGGCGCAGGGCGGGCTCACCCAGGACCTTGGGATATTCCGCGAGGCCCTGCTGGAGCGACGCCGTCAGCGCCCTGGCCACGAGCTCGGGAGCCTGTTGCCGCGGCTCACCGATGGAAAAATCCACCAGGGGCAGGGCGGGCGGGCGCACATCCTGGAGTAGCCGACGCAGGCGCTCAAAGGGGTAAGCCTGCAATGACGCAAGGCCCGGATTCATGCCACAATCCTCCGCCATGCTCGACCGCCGCCCGCCAATGTCGTTCATCATGGGTCCAAGTTTGGTGCAGAAAGGAGTCCTCTGACAAGTGTCTGCCGAGCCGCTTCCGGAATCACCGCGCCACTTGGCCATCGCTGCGCTGGTTTTCGGCGCCGCCCTGTGGGGTTGCTTCTGGTGGCCATTGCGCTTTTTCTCCAGCCAGGGGCTGGCGGGTCCCTGGCTGATCGCCGCTGTCTACGTCGTCCTTGCAGCGCCGACGCTGGCGCTGGTGCGCTGGCGCCGGCTGCGCTGGCGGCGCGATGGCAAAGTGCTCGTGGCCCTTGCCCTGCTGGGCGGCTGGACCAATGTGGCCTTTTTGCTGGCGCTCTTTCACGGCAGTGTCGTGCGGGTGCTGTTGCTTTTTTATCTATCGCCCGTATGGTCCCTGCTGCTGGCCTGGCTGCTGCTCAAGGAACCCCTGGGGTGGCGCGGCATATTGGCTGGTGCCTTGGCCATGGCGGGCAGTATTCTGGTGGTGGATCACGGTGCCGCAGGACCGTGGTCACCCCTGGATCCGGACGATTTCCTAGCGGTCAGTGCCGGTCTTGCCTTTGCCGCCAGCAACGTCCTGCTGCGCGGCAATCGGAGTGTCCCGGATCGCGAGCGGGCCGTGGCCATCTGGTGGGGCTGTGCGGCCCTTGGTCTGGGTGTGGCGGCATTCGCACCCTGGCCGACCCACATCAGCGGCCAATGGTGGCTGCTCCCAGTCTTTGCGTGGCTCTGGGTAGGCGGCGCCACCGCCGCGACCCTCTACGGTGTGGCCCGGCTGCCCGTGAGTCTGTCGGCGGTGATCATGCCCGTGGAGATCCTCTTTGGTGCCGTATCGGCCTGGCTCCTTGCCGCTGAGACCGTTTCCGGCTTCGAGTTTCTGGGCGGTCTGGCCATCCTCACCGCCGCCTGGTTGCAGATGCGCAGACCGACGCTACCAGGTCCCATCGCCACCGACGCTGGCGGCGAAGAGCCGGGTGACTAGATCTTCGCTGCGGGGAATGACGGCATCGGCGCCCCAGGAGGCTATCGCCTCACCACCACCATAGCCCCAGCCCGCTGCCCAGGCCGTGCAGCCGGCGGCGTGGGCAGCCTCGATGTCCCGGCGATCGTCGCCCAGGTAGAGACTGTGCTGGGGGAGCACCGCCAGGGTTTCCAGAGCGTGGCGCAAGGGTAGGGGATCGGGCTTGCTGCGCGCCGTGGTGTCGCCGCTGACTACCACGGCTGGGGCTACCGGCAGGGGCAGGGCCGCCAGCAGGGCAGCCGTGAGATAGCCGGGCTTGTTGGTGACGATGCCCCAGGGAATGCCGCGTGCAGCCAGGGTGACCAGGCATTGCGCGACCCCCGGAAAAAGACGGGTGCGGGTGGCGATGTCGGCCTCGTAGAGGGCAAGAAACTCCTCGCGCAAAGCCTGAAACTCGGGTTGCGGCGGCTCTACCCCGAAGGCCTCTCGCAGCAGGCCACGCGCGCCCTGCGAGGCAAAGGGGCGCAGTGCCGCAACGGCAGGAGCGCTGCGCCCGCGACGGCGACACAGCTCGGTGACGGCGGCGATGAGGTCGGGAGCCGTATCCAGGAGGGTGCCGTCCAGATCCCAGAGGACGGCATGCCAGGGCGTCACGCCGAATCTACCCTGCGGCTGCGACAGAGATAATTGACGCTGACGTCGTCCACCAGGCGAGCGCGG from Acidithiobacillus caldus ATCC 51756 carries:
- a CDS encoding thiamine pyrophosphate-dependent enzyme gives rise to the protein MDRSSLLAMLRDMMRARAFEEAAAQAYAQGEIAGFLHLYPGEEAVAVGVLHAAEPGDYVVSTYREHVHALVRGIPAHAIFAELMGKKTGISGGMGGSMHLFDRERRFLGGYAIVGETFPIALGAAYAVAYRRLPEAVLCFFGDGAVNQGTFHESLNMAALWRLPILFVCENNHYQIGTEIHRHSALTEVYKRACAYGIPAEKVDGMEVLAVFEATRRALTRVRTGDGPQFLEMETYRYRGHSMADPGSYRPAVEVQAYEANDPIAATLRGVEFRYPGKEELAAARTDCIQGFCDRCYREGHLDETALARLRQEIAEEIAAARDFARQSPAPTMEDAWAAFLGNRRYEKLLEGGKA
- a CDS encoding carboxymuconolactone decarboxylase family protein yields the protein MGSMNDRIHEVADLTERLKAQYPSEINAFLAFMGKTEGNPALSLAQKELINVALAVAAQCEWCIALHVKGAVKAGASRDEIMSAGFQAVLMHGGPALMYLVALTRALDEFAPTAGTGV
- the gpmI gene encoding 2,3-bisphosphoglycerate-independent phosphoglycerate mutase, which gives rise to MTEPRPVLVVIFDGFGLNPNRAFNGWAQARTPHLDHYFASHPHTALQASGRAVGLPDGQFGNSEVGHLTLGSGRILKQDLVRIADALEDGSFDQLPAWQHFLRPGERLHLVGMVSDGGVHSHIDHLLGILPLVVKGGMEPVVHLISDGRDTAPQCADGFARQVESALQKLGKGRIASVIGRYYAMDRAGHWERTEKAWRAYVHGEGEHAPDAESAIHTAWQRGEGDEFIQPTLIGDVEAAKIGPREPVFFFNFRSDRMRQLSAALGMPDFSHFDRGAEGPRPVLCMTPYNDDYPFPVLFPTEFPYQVLAEVIADAGLRQFHCAETEKYAHVTYFFNGGREEPFPGEDREIIPSPQVATYDLQPEMSAAAVADRVIQAMESQQHAFVLVNFANGDMVGHTAKIPAILRAVETLDLQFHRVAQAALRLGYRVILTADHGNCDEMVDPLTGEPHTQHTVYPVPFLLMGVPGATLGIGRGLADLAPTVLDLLGLPVPEPMTGKSILLNRQPD
- the ppsA gene encoding phosphoenolpyruvate synthase, which translates into the protein MAYQYLRFFREIGIDDLPSVGGKNASLGEMYQKLSSQGVRVPNGFAITAEAYRATLDAAGAWDALHACLDGLDPDDVDALARAGARAREIVYAAPLPAPLQEEILAAYRELQREYGDTLSLAVRSSATAEDLPTASFAGQQETYLNIRGDAELLDACRRCFASLFTDRAIHYRAEQGFDHFHVALSVGVMKMVRSDLASSGVMFSLDTETGFRDVVFITAAWGLGENVVQGAVNPDEFYVFKPTFRQGKRVVLRRLLGSKKLKMVYADDGDRHTTRNIDTSPEEQERFCLDDADVLQLAEYAMIIEEHYSKHVGESRPMDMEWAKDGLDGQLYLVQARPETVASQQKGQVLEEYRLQSRPEKVVVEGRAVGGKIATGRVRVFRDIREIDTFRHGDVLVADNTTPDWEPIMKEAAAIVTNRGGRTCHAAIIARELGIPAVVGAAGATELLHDGDEVTISCAEGDVGRVYAGRQDFEVRRTDLAHLPRPSTQIMINLGDPDLAFQIRNLPNDGVGLARMEFIIGNYIKAHPMALLHPEKVEDARERDAVQRLLRGFGSGEDFFIQRLSEGIGTIAAAFYPKPVVVRMSDFKSNEYAALLGGRGFEPHEENPMLGFRGASRYAHPAYAEGFRLECMAMRRVREDMGLVNVILMLPFVRRLEEADAVLARMAEYGLRRGENGLQVYAMCEVPSNVILVDEFARRFDGFSIGSNDLTQLTLGVDRDSEIVAFDYDERDAAVRAMIRLAVEGCRRNGIHSGLCGQAPSDYPEIAEYLVQIGIESMSLNPDTVLTTTLHVLEVEKKLGRSGPAPRS
- a CDS encoding sulfotransferase family protein, with the protein product MISRPWAASCKAAATLPNLFIVGAVKCGTTSLYAYLRQHPQIFFPEMKEPHFYTRPQPAPEQAHLIQYVADADDYAKLYAHAGGYPWRGDASPSYLWSAQAAQRIRADVPQARILILLRDPVQRAYSQYLMDFREGVVNDDFYTILLRDWQRPDKGWGVSQLYVELGQYLDQVRRYRELFGPEQVRVYLLEELKRDARAVLLDIADFLGIDPAPIDGIDLHLAHNAHRQPRGEWARRLAASPWSRYIGEHLFPQRWGEYLWQHVFLRAGEKPPMDPRARAFLQRLYEPEIRGLEKLLGRPLPELRLSWQREERAAEPRQESMEGLELPDRS
- a CDS encoding septal ring lytic transglycosylase RlpA family protein, with the protein product MKRAFQVFSLAATGILVLGGCAQRMTPPLGSISAAASMGSCHAATPKPDAPYNRSYVVNGRRYQPLTTADGYDRSGTASWYGWESGSVTSMGTPFVPQAFSAASRELPLPTCVRVTNLANGRSVEVLVNDRGPFVDGRLLDLSYGAAKVLDMIHSGTAVVRVEALAPSPATTTTTAPNPSAGKPAEIFLQTGAFQQLNLAIRERQRLQAAGIGPLLIVPGLVRGVTFYRVQIGPLANPSVAEALGARLRQSGTAQVLVVQQ
- the dapE gene encoding succinyl-diaminopimelate desuccinylase, with product MDQRQRVLRYAQTLMARPSVTPEDGGCQTWMAERLQQIGFTVTPLPAGGVENFWAIRGESGPIFCFAGHTDVVPPGPREAWATDPFTPELRDGVLYGRGAADMKGSLAAMLVAVEDFVGAHPRHPGRIAFLITSDEEGVATHGTRHVVDYLAARQIRPDYCLVGEPSSAERLGDVVKNGRRGSLNARLRILGQQGHVAYPELADNPIHRALRPLTELVEKEWDDGYPDFPPTRLQISNIHAGTGVTNVIPGQLELQFNFRFSPASSLESLQKAVVDLLDRHGLHYELDWQFSGPPFYTPPGKLVAATQRVLQRRLGREAQLSTGGGTSDGRFIAQLGGEVLELGPRNATIHKVNECVELAELEDLAAIYQGLLEELLVGTAA
- the dapD gene encoding 2,3,4,5-tetrahydropyridine-2,6-dicarboxylate N-succinyltransferase — translated: MAQLAEIIEGAWEERDRFSPRNAPNELRDAVGQVIEGLDKGVLRVAEKRDGQWHTHQWIKKAVLLSFRLQDNVRIPGAETQYFDKVPGKFSDYNSNDFRTGGFRVVPPATVRKGAYIARNCVLMPSFVNIGAYVDEGTMVDTWATVGSCAQIGKNVHLSGGVGIGGVLEPLQANPTIIEDDCFIGARSEVVEGVIVESGSVISMGVFIGASTRIFDRETGEILYGRVPAGSVVVSGNLPAKDGSHSLYCAVIVKKVDAKTRSKVGINQLLREI